A section of the Bryobacteraceae bacterium genome encodes:
- the lepB gene encoding signal peptidase I yields MPSGRNVISEWTITIILLLFGTTTLVQAFVIPTGSMEDNLLIGDHLLVDKLAYAPAGPVSRHLLPYTPVRRGDIVVFRYPVDVRQTFVKRVIGVPGDRIRIVDKQVYLNGRPLEEPYKFHKTPYYDSYRDNFPSAPNTRVDARAWEMLERHTRNGEVVVPPGQYFVLGDNRDSSLDSRYWGFVPRENIIGKPLLVYWSYDAPTHRLTAPGLNLEHMKDLAQNFFAKTRWRRTFLLIRGHDFRL; encoded by the coding sequence ATGCCTTCCGGGCGCAACGTGATCTCCGAGTGGACAATTACAATCATCCTCCTGCTGTTCGGCACGACCACGCTGGTGCAGGCCTTCGTCATTCCGACGGGTTCGATGGAGGACAACCTGCTGATCGGCGACCACCTTCTGGTGGACAAGCTCGCCTACGCGCCGGCGGGCCCCGTCAGCCGGCACCTGCTGCCCTATACGCCGGTGCGGCGCGGCGACATTGTCGTGTTCCGGTATCCGGTGGACGTGCGGCAGACCTTCGTGAAACGGGTGATCGGCGTTCCGGGCGACCGCATCCGCATTGTCGACAAGCAGGTGTACCTGAACGGGCGTCCGCTCGAGGAGCCGTACAAGTTTCACAAGACGCCCTATTACGACTCCTACCGCGACAACTTTCCTTCCGCGCCCAACACGCGCGTCGACGCGCGCGCCTGGGAGATGCTGGAACGCCACACGCGGAACGGGGAAGTGGTGGTGCCGCCGGGGCAGTATTTCGTCCTCGGCGACAACCGGGACTCCAGCCTCGACTCGCGCTACTGGGGCTTCGTCCCGCGCGAGAACATCATCGGCAAGCCGCTGCTCGTATACTGGTCCTACGACGCGCCAACGCACCGGCTGACAGCGCCGGGGCTGAACCTGGAACACATGAAAGACCTGGCGCAGAATTTTTTTGCCAAGACGCGCTGGCGCCGCACATTTCTGCTGATCCGCGGCCACGATTTCCGCCTGTGA
- the lepB gene encoding signal peptidase I — translation MKNTVKKSAQKEAETQEIFKPDLAEKVRSFVSEWAVTIILLLFGTTTLLQAFVVPTGSMENTVLIGDHMFVDKLAYAPAGPVSRFLLPYVEVKRGDIVVFKFPVNPRENYIKRIVGVPGDRIRIINKQLYLNGKAVTEPYVVHKTQYIDSYRDNFPSEPNTRLAEAAYDMLAHHVINGEVVVPPGHYFAMGDNRDNSLDSRYWGFVPRENIIGKPAIIFWSYDTSTERLADPNIISIDHLIDLGLNFFTKTRWKRTFMVPRGYPLG, via the coding sequence ATGAAAAATACCGTCAAGAAATCCGCCCAGAAAGAAGCTGAAACCCAGGAGATTTTCAAGCCGGACCTGGCCGAAAAGGTCCGCTCATTTGTCTCCGAGTGGGCGGTCACGATCATCCTGCTTCTCTTTGGCACGACAACGCTGCTCCAGGCATTCGTCGTGCCGACGGGGTCAATGGAAAACACGGTGCTCATCGGCGACCACATGTTCGTGGACAAGCTCGCCTACGCGCCGGCGGGCCCGGTGAGCCGTTTTCTGCTGCCCTATGTGGAGGTGAAGCGCGGCGACATCGTGGTGTTCAAGTTTCCGGTGAACCCGCGCGAGAACTACATCAAGCGCATCGTGGGCGTCCCCGGAGACCGCATCCGCATCATCAACAAGCAGCTCTATCTGAACGGCAAGGCGGTCACCGAGCCGTATGTCGTGCACAAGACGCAGTACATCGACTCCTACCGGGACAATTTCCCGTCCGAGCCGAACACGCGGCTGGCCGAAGCCGCCTACGACATGCTGGCGCATCACGTGATCAATGGCGAGGTTGTCGTGCCGCCCGGCCATTACTTCGCCATGGGCGACAACCGCGACAACTCGCTGGACTCCCGCTACTGGGGATTCGTGCCGCGGGAAAACATCATCGGCAAGCCGGCCATCATCTTCTGGTCCTACGACACGAGCACCGAGCGGCTGGCCGACCCGAACATCATCTCCATCGACCACCTGATCGACCTCGGGCTGAACTTCTTCACCAAGACCCGCTGGAAGCGCACCTTCATGGTGCCGCGGGGCTACCCGCTCGGCTGA
- a CDS encoding phosphoserine phosphatase SerB encodes MNQGALLIHVTGQDRPGVTHALAAVLARHGARVLDIGQAVIHDALALGFLIELTGALRASPLMTDLLLEAHRLGVQVRFTEVASSHYGEWVRQQGKRRYLVTALGQALEASHLAQIAGVLLRAGLNIDRIDRLSARVPLEPQPPQRMCVEFTASGASPGAEPNELALRTELARLAGESGIDIAFQHDSVWRRHRRLVAFDMDSTLIQGEVIDELAAEAGVGEAVRRITEAAMRGELDFQQAFRQRVALLRGLREDALQRVIERIPLTEGAERLTRTLRRLGYRMAILSGGFTFFGRVLQQRLGIDYVHANTLVVRDGVVTGEVAPPIVDGAAKADMLRQIAAREGLHLEQCIAVGDGANDLPMLRLAGLGIAFRAKPVVRAGARQALSHTGLDGILYLLGLRDRETDFDT; translated from the coding sequence ATGAATCAGGGAGCATTGCTGATCCACGTCACCGGGCAGGACCGGCCTGGCGTGACCCACGCGCTTGCGGCGGTGCTGGCGCGGCACGGGGCGCGCGTGCTGGACATCGGCCAGGCGGTGATTCATGACGCGCTGGCCCTGGGCTTCCTCATCGAGCTGACCGGTGCGTTGCGGGCGTCGCCGCTGATGACGGACCTGTTGCTGGAAGCGCACCGGCTCGGCGTGCAGGTGCGCTTCACTGAGGTGGCGTCCTCCCATTACGGCGAATGGGTCCGCCAGCAGGGCAAGCGGCGCTATCTGGTCACTGCCCTGGGGCAGGCTCTGGAAGCGTCGCACCTGGCGCAGATCGCCGGCGTGCTGCTGCGCGCGGGACTCAACATCGACCGCATTGACCGGCTTTCGGCCCGCGTCCCCCTCGAGCCGCAGCCGCCCCAGCGCATGTGCGTCGAGTTCACCGCCAGCGGTGCAAGCCCCGGCGCGGAGCCCAATGAACTTGCGCTCCGCACCGAACTGGCCCGGCTCGCCGGCGAGAGCGGCATTGACATCGCCTTCCAGCATGATTCGGTCTGGCGGCGCCACCGGCGGCTGGTGGCCTTTGACATGGACTCGACCCTCATCCAGGGCGAGGTCATCGACGAACTGGCGGCCGAGGCCGGCGTGGGCGAGGCGGTGCGCCGCATCACCGAGGCGGCGATGCGCGGGGAACTCGACTTTCAGCAGGCGTTCCGCCAGCGGGTGGCGCTGCTGCGCGGGCTCCGTGAAGATGCACTCCAGCGTGTCATCGAAAGAATCCCGCTCACCGAGGGCGCCGAACGGCTGACACGCACGCTCCGGCGGCTCGGCTACCGCATGGCCATCCTCTCCGGCGGCTTCACGTTTTTCGGGCGCGTCCTCCAGCAGCGGCTGGGCATCGACTATGTGCACGCCAACACGCTCGTTGTCCGCGATGGCGTGGTCACCGGGGAAGTCGCGCCGCCCATCGTCGATGGCGCCGCCAAGGCCGACATGCTGCGTCAGATCGCCGCGCGCGAGGGCTTGCATCTGGAACAGTGCATCGCCGTGGGCGACGGCGCCAATGACCTGCCCATGCTCCGGCTCGCCGGCCTCGGCATCGCGTTTCGCGCCAAACCGGTGGTGCGCGCCGGCGCACGGCAGGCGCTTTCGCACACGGGGCTCGACGGCATCCTCTATCTGCTCGGGCTCCGCGACCGCGAGACGGATTTTGACACCTGA
- the lolE gene encoding ABC transporter permease: MTRGFELFVASRYLRAKRREAVIPLVTAVSVAGVAAGVMALVIALAINNGFRRALQESLLGATPHVVLLEKTPSTGIEKWREITAKMQRIPGVTEASPALYAKVLASGPMQSAEATLKGMPLDERDFSAHIRQGSLREMDDLRGLPGIVLGSHLAARIGMRVGDVVRILSPQGEMTPFGMRPVEFRFRVAAIFESGFYDLDNQLAVTTIAQAQRVLALPDVVNAIELKLDDPERAPEVARAAEAAAGPELGATHWMEQNRQLLNALRMEKTVSVITISLIQLVAALNILTALFMRVMEKKRDIAVLISLGARRMQVARIFVWQGLMIAAAGAAAGFVIGHALSHLAGRYRWIRIDEEIYSLSYVPFEPRWTDSLWIAALALGVALLATLYPARAASAVAPAETLRYE, from the coding sequence GTGACCCGCGGATTCGAGCTCTTTGTCGCCTCCCGCTACCTGCGGGCAAAACGCCGCGAGGCGGTGATCCCGCTGGTCACTGCCGTTTCCGTGGCGGGAGTGGCCGCCGGCGTGATGGCGCTGGTGATCGCGCTGGCCATCAACAACGGGTTCCGCCGCGCGTTGCAGGAGAGCCTGCTCGGGGCGACGCCGCACGTCGTTCTGCTCGAAAAAACTCCCTCGACAGGCATCGAAAAGTGGCGGGAAATTACCGCGAAAATGCAGCGGATTCCCGGCGTCACGGAGGCTTCGCCCGCGCTGTATGCGAAGGTGCTCGCCTCCGGCCCGATGCAGTCGGCCGAAGCAACCCTGAAGGGAATGCCGCTCGACGAACGCGATTTTTCAGCCCACATCCGCCAGGGCAGCCTCCGCGAAATGGACGATCTGCGCGGGCTGCCAGGCATCGTGCTCGGCTCGCACCTGGCGGCGCGCATCGGCATGCGCGTGGGCGACGTGGTGCGCATCCTGAGCCCGCAGGGCGAGATGACGCCCTTCGGCATGCGGCCGGTGGAGTTCCGCTTCCGCGTGGCGGCGATCTTCGAGTCCGGCTTCTATGATCTCGACAATCAGCTCGCCGTCACCACCATTGCCCAGGCACAGCGCGTGCTGGCGTTGCCGGACGTCGTCAACGCGATCGAGCTGAAGCTGGACGATCCGGAGCGCGCGCCGGAGGTGGCGCGCGCCGCCGAGGCCGCTGCCGGCCCCGAGCTCGGCGCCACGCACTGGATGGAGCAGAACCGGCAGCTTCTGAATGCGCTCCGGATGGAGAAAACCGTTTCCGTGATCACGATTTCCCTGATCCAACTCGTGGCTGCGCTGAACATTCTCACCGCGCTGTTCATGCGTGTGATGGAAAAAAAGCGCGACATCGCGGTGCTGATCTCGCTGGGCGCGCGGCGGATGCAGGTGGCAAGGATCTTCGTCTGGCAGGGGCTGATGATCGCCGCTGCCGGCGCCGCTGCCGGGTTTGTCATCGGACATGCGCTGAGCCATCTGGCGGGACGCTATCGATGGATCCGGATCGACGAGGAGATTTACTCGCTGTCCTATGTGCCGTTCGAGCCGCGCTGGACGGACTCATTGTGGATTGCGGCGCTGGCTCTGGGCGTGGCGTTGCTGGCGACGCTTTACCCGGCGCGGGCCGCCTCGGCGGTGGCGCCCGCCGAGACGTTGCGCTACGAATAG
- the lysS gene encoding lysine--tRNA ligase, with the protein MSLEQELFEQRFARIREIEALGWRPYGQRFEFTHTVPQIRAGWVSADAETLERERVPVRVAGRVMTVRRMGKAGFMHIQQLGERLQIYVRRDAVPANDFRLYELLDLGDIIGVDGYLFRTRTGELSVHAEKLTFLTKNLLGLPEKYHGLEDVELRYRQRYLDLIANPEVLKVFETRARVISSLRRQLNQRGFIEVETPMMQPLYGGAAARPFVTHHNALDIDLYLRIAPELYLKRLVTGGMERVYEINRNFRNEGISTRHNPEFTMLEFYQAYADYTDLMDLSCELLRQTAIDATGSEKVFYQGVELDFGNIRRYRMREAVIEFWKHGPRPTPGQVRDPEWLLRHSDKPTPGEALVDLFERHCEEALQQPTIIYEYPVEVSPLAKQNPEDPSMTDRFEIYAAGMEIGNAFTELNDPDEQRRRFEMQLAMRERGDEEAHQMDEDYLRALCYGMPPTAGEGIGIDRLVMILTGQKSIRDVILFPLLRPEGEIGIAEWLRQASAKK; encoded by the coding sequence TTGTCCCTCGAACAGGAGCTTTTCGAACAGCGTTTTGCGCGCATCCGCGAGATCGAAGCGCTGGGCTGGCGTCCTTACGGGCAGCGGTTCGAGTTCACCCACACGGTCCCCCAGATCCGCGCCGGCTGGGTCTCGGCCGACGCCGAAACGCTGGAACGCGAGCGCGTCCCTGTGCGCGTGGCCGGCCGCGTGATGACCGTCCGGCGCATGGGCAAGGCAGGTTTCATGCACATCCAGCAGCTCGGCGAGCGGCTCCAGATCTACGTCCGCAGGGACGCCGTGCCGGCCAACGACTTCCGCCTGTATGAACTGCTTGACCTCGGCGACATCATCGGCGTCGACGGATATCTGTTCCGCACCCGGACCGGCGAGCTGAGCGTCCACGCCGAAAAGCTCACTTTCCTGACGAAAAATCTGCTCGGGCTTCCGGAGAAATACCACGGGCTGGAAGATGTCGAGCTGCGCTACCGCCAGCGCTACCTTGATCTGATCGCGAATCCCGAAGTGCTGAAGGTGTTCGAGACGCGGGCCCGGGTGATCTCCTCGCTGCGCCGCCAGCTCAACCAGCGCGGTTTCATCGAGGTGGAGACGCCGATGATGCAGCCGCTCTACGGCGGCGCCGCCGCACGCCCCTTCGTCACCCATCACAACGCGCTCGACATCGACCTGTATCTGCGCATCGCTCCCGAGCTCTACCTGAAGCGGCTGGTGACCGGCGGCATGGAGCGCGTCTACGAGATCAACCGCAACTTCCGCAACGAGGGGATCTCGACGCGGCACAACCCGGAATTCACCATGCTCGAGTTCTATCAGGCCTACGCCGACTACACCGACCTGATGGACCTGAGCTGCGAGCTGCTGCGGCAGACGGCCATCGACGCTACCGGCTCAGAGAAGGTTTTTTATCAGGGCGTCGAACTGGACTTCGGCAACATCCGCCGCTACCGGATGCGCGAGGCGGTCATCGAATTCTGGAAACACGGTCCGCGGCCCACTCCCGGGCAGGTGCGCGATCCCGAGTGGCTCCTGAGGCACTCCGACAAACCCACGCCCGGCGAGGCGCTCGTCGATCTGTTCGAGCGCCACTGCGAAGAGGCGCTCCAGCAGCCGACGATCATCTACGAATATCCCGTGGAGGTCTCGCCCCTGGCCAAACAGAACCCGGAAGACCCGTCAATGACGGACCGCTTCGAGATTTACGCCGCAGGCATGGAAATCGGCAACGCCTTCACCGAGCTCAACGATCCCGACGAGCAGCGCCGGCGCTTCGAGATGCAGCTCGCCATGCGCGAGCGCGGCGACGAGGAAGCGCACCAGATGGACGAAGACTACCTGCGCGCGCTCTGCTACGGCATGCCGCCGACGGCCGGTGAAGGCATCGGCATCGACCGGCTCGTGATGATCCTCACCGGGCAGAAGTCCATCCGCGATGTGATCCTGTTCCCGCTGCTGCGGCCGGAGGGCGAGATCGGCATCGCGGAGTGGCTGCGCCAGGCATCGGCGAAGAAGTGA
- a CDS encoding glycosyl transferase, which translates to MGETFIIMGHLRSLSIVIPAYNEEQRLPATLARIREWIETRMMDFVEILVVDDGSRDGTAEVVRRAAAGDPRIVLLQNPGNRGKGYAVRHGMQKAGGEWVLFTDADLSAPIEDLARLEEAVERESADGAIGSRALDRRLVLKHQSALRELSGRIFNLCMRCITGLPYRDTQCGFKLFRREVAQCVAARQQADGFGFDVEILYIARKHGYRILEVPVRWANVEGTKVSLLKGLGAFVDLLRVRWNDLRGLYR; encoded by the coding sequence TTGGGGGAAACCTTCATTATAATGGGACACTTGCGGTCGCTCAGCATCGTCATTCCCGCCTATAACGAGGAGCAGCGCCTGCCGGCCACGCTGGCGCGCATCCGGGAGTGGATCGAAACAAGAATGATGGATTTTGTTGAGATCCTCGTCGTCGACGACGGCTCGCGCGACGGGACCGCGGAGGTCGTCCGCCGCGCCGCCGCCGGCGACCCGCGGATCGTGCTGCTTCAGAACCCGGGCAACCGCGGCAAGGGCTACGCGGTGCGCCACGGCATGCAGAAGGCGGGGGGCGAATGGGTGCTGTTCACCGATGCGGACCTCTCGGCCCCGATCGAAGATCTTGCGCGGCTTGAGGAGGCGGTGGAGCGCGAGTCGGCCGACGGCGCCATCGGCTCGCGCGCGCTCGACCGGCGGCTGGTGCTGAAGCATCAGTCGGCCCTGCGCGAGCTGAGCGGGCGCATTTTCAATCTTTGCATGCGGTGCATCACCGGGCTTCCCTACCGTGACACGCAGTGCGGCTTCAAACTGTTCCGCCGCGAAGTGGCGCAGTGCGTTGCCGCGCGGCAGCAGGCCGACGGGTTCGGCTTCGACGTCGAGATTCTGTACATCGCCCGCAAGCACGGGTACCGCATCCTGGAAGTGCCGGTGCGCTGGGCCAACGTGGAGGGCACGAAGGTGAGCCTCCTCAAGGGCCTGGGCGCCTTTGTCGACCTGCTCCGCGTCCGCTGGAACGACCTGCGGGGGCTGTATCGTTAA
- a CDS encoding alpha/beta hydrolase — MSINRREFLASLSTAGAAEPGRFPPSGLRLWFRQPARHFTESIPLGNGRLGAMVFGGAPVERIVLNESSMWSGSVEDADREGAAEALAEIRRLLLEGRNVEAEALVNQHFVCKGKGSGHARGKDLPYGCYQTLGDLRLEFDHASEVSAYQRELDLETAVARVAYETGDVRFERELFVSAPAQAILVRLACSRPGGLSFRASLGRAERARVHADGNGALTLSGALADGRGGDGVRFAARLEIDAKDGRISAEKDGIRVENASEAVLRLTAATDYARFAQRSPFDPAATCREHQRLARRPWRELLREHTEDYQRWFGRFAIELGPGREHLPLPERLRAAREEGGDPALAALYCQYGRYLLISSSRPGGLPANLQGIWAEELQTPWNGDWHLNINVQMNYWPAEPTGLGELHEPLFALTESLVKPGTRTARVYYNARGWVAHVITNAWGFTAPGEQASWGATTSGSGWLCQHLWEHFLYTRDRAFLERYYPVLREAARFYADILIEEPKHGWLVTAPANSPENSFLMPDGRRASVCMGPTFDMQLLRYLFGAVIDASRLLGRDEEFRRELEQKRARLAPSRVGSDGRLMEWLEEYREAEPQHRHVSHLWGLHPGSEITPEETPELAAAARKSLEARGDGGTGWSLAWKVNFWARLGNGDRALRLLRNLLRPVSASETGIRMSGGGTYDNLFCGHPPFQIDGNFGGAAGIVEMLVQSHNEVIRLLPALPAEWRQGRVRGVRVRGGFEVDVAWRDGRLSEARIHSMHGGTLRLRYQGKTLEKMTRAGQTVMVQASDF; from the coding sequence ATGAGCATCAACCGGCGCGAGTTTTTGGCCTCGCTGTCCACAGCGGGCGCGGCCGAGCCGGGCCGGTTCCCCCCGTCGGGGCTGCGCCTGTGGTTTCGCCAGCCTGCCCGGCACTTCACCGAATCGATTCCGCTTGGCAATGGGCGGCTGGGCGCGATGGTGTTCGGTGGCGCGCCCGTCGAGCGCATCGTGCTCAACGAGAGCTCGATGTGGTCCGGCTCGGTGGAAGACGCCGACCGGGAGGGCGCGGCTGAAGCGCTCGCCGAGATCCGCCGGCTGTTGCTGGAAGGGCGCAACGTGGAGGCGGAAGCGCTGGTGAACCAGCACTTCGTCTGCAAAGGAAAAGGCAGCGGGCACGCCCGCGGCAAGGACCTGCCCTACGGCTGTTACCAGACGTTGGGCGACCTGCGTCTGGAATTCGACCACGCCTCAGAGGTCTCGGCCTACCAACGGGAACTCGACCTGGAGACCGCCGTGGCGCGAGTCGCCTATGAAACAGGTGACGTACGCTTCGAGCGCGAGCTGTTTGTGAGCGCGCCGGCGCAGGCGATCCTGGTGCGGCTGGCCTGTTCGCGGCCGGGCGGGCTCAGCTTTCGCGCGTCGCTCGGCCGTGCCGAGCGGGCGCGGGTCCACGCGGACGGGAACGGTGCGCTGACGCTGTCCGGCGCGCTGGCCGATGGGAGGGGCGGCGATGGCGTCCGGTTCGCCGCACGGCTGGAAATCGACGCAAAAGACGGACGAATTTCCGCGGAAAAAGACGGAATTCGTGTGGAAAATGCCAGCGAGGCGGTGCTCCGCCTGACGGCGGCTACCGATTACGCGCGCTTTGCGCAGCGGTCGCCCTTCGACCCCGCCGCCACATGCCGCGAGCACCAGCGCTTGGCCCGCCGTCCGTGGCGCGAGCTGTTGCGGGAGCACACGGAGGACTACCAGCGCTGGTTCGGGCGGTTTGCCATCGAGCTTGGCCCCGGGCGCGAGCACTTGCCCCTGCCGGAGCGGCTCCGCGCCGCCCGGGAGGAGGGCGGCGATCCTGCCCTGGCGGCGCTCTATTGCCAGTACGGACGCTACCTGTTGATTTCCAGCTCGCGGCCCGGCGGACTGCCGGCCAACCTTCAGGGCATCTGGGCCGAAGAGCTCCAGACGCCGTGGAACGGCGACTGGCACCTCAACATCAACGTCCAGATGAACTACTGGCCGGCCGAGCCCACCGGACTGGGCGAACTGCATGAGCCGCTGTTCGCACTCACCGAGAGCCTGGTGAAGCCGGGAACCAGGACGGCGCGCGTGTATTACAACGCGCGCGGCTGGGTGGCGCACGTCATCACCAATGCGTGGGGCTTCACCGCTCCGGGCGAACAGGCGAGCTGGGGCGCGACGACGAGCGGGTCGGGGTGGCTGTGCCAGCACCTCTGGGAGCATTTTCTATACACGCGCGACCGCGCCTTCCTCGAGCGGTACTATCCGGTGCTGCGCGAAGCGGCGCGCTTTTACGCAGACATCCTGATCGAGGAACCAAAGCACGGATGGCTGGTGACGGCGCCGGCCAACTCGCCGGAAAATTCCTTCCTGATGCCGGACGGGCGCCGCGCCTCTGTATGCATGGGGCCTACGTTTGACATGCAACTGCTGCGCTACCTGTTCGGCGCGGTGATCGACGCCTCCCGGCTGCTCGGCCGCGACGAGGAGTTCCGCCGCGAGCTGGAACAGAAGCGCGCGCGGCTGGCCCCCAGCCGTGTCGGCAGCGACGGCCGGCTGATGGAGTGGCTGGAGGAATACCGTGAGGCGGAGCCGCAACACCGCCACGTGTCCCACCTCTGGGGACTGCATCCGGGCTCGGAGATCACGCCCGAGGAGACGCCCGAACTGGCGGCCGCGGCGCGCAAGTCTCTGGAAGCGCGCGGGGACGGAGGCACCGGATGGTCGCTCGCCTGGAAAGTGAATTTCTGGGCGCGGCTGGGCAATGGCGACCGCGCATTGCGTTTGCTGAGGAACCTGCTGCGGCCTGTTTCCGCCTCCGAAACGGGCATCCGGATGTCCGGCGGCGGCACCTACGACAACCTCTTCTGCGGGCACCCGCCCTTCCAGATCGACGGCAACTTCGGCGGCGCGGCGGGTATTGTCGAGATGCTGGTGCAGAGCCATAACGAGGTCATCCGGCTGCTGCCCGCGCTGCCGGCTGAATGGAGGCAGGGCCGGGTCCGCGGCGTGCGGGTCCGCGGCGGGTTTGAAGTGGACGTGGCGTGGCGGGACGGACGTCTTTCTGAAGCGCGCATCCATAGCATGCACGGGGGCACGCTACGCCTGCGTTATCAGGGGAAAACTCTTGAGAAGATGACGCGCGCGGGGCAGACAGTAATGGTTCAGGCGTCCGACTTTTGA
- a CDS encoding DNA-binding response regulator, with amino-acid sequence MSRNTIRILLADDHSMVRQGFRRILEAQADFEIVGEASDGREAIALAEQLRPDIVVMDVAMPGLNGIEATRRIVESSPRTKVLALSMHRDNVYVREILRAGARGYLLKDAFDADLVAAVRAVARGDGYIAPAVADSVLSDYRQHVSDPLDLLTAREREVLQLIAEGKTNKEIAALLNLSVYTVDAHRGRIMEKLNLHSVGELVRFAIRKGLID; translated from the coding sequence ATGAGCCGCAACACCATTCGGATCCTTCTCGCCGATGACCATTCGATGGTGCGCCAGGGATTCCGGCGGATTCTGGAAGCGCAGGCGGACTTCGAAATCGTCGGCGAGGCCTCAGACGGCCGCGAGGCCATCGCGTTGGCCGAGCAGCTCCGGCCCGATATTGTCGTGATGGATGTCGCCATGCCGGGCCTGAACGGCATCGAAGCCACGCGCCGGATTGTGGAATCTTCCCCTCGCACCAAGGTGCTTGCGCTTTCCATGCACCGCGACAACGTCTACGTGCGGGAGATTCTGCGGGCCGGAGCCCGCGGATATCTGCTCAAGGACGCCTTCGACGCCGACCTGGTCGCCGCCGTGCGCGCCGTTGCCCGCGGCGATGGCTACATTGCCCCGGCGGTCGCCGACAGCGTGCTGTCGGACTACCGCCAGCATGTCAGCGACCCGCTCGACCTGCTCACCGCCCGTGAGCGCGAGGTCCTGCAACTGATCGCCGAGGGCAAGACCAACAAGGAAATCGCCGCGCTCCTCAACCTCAGCGTCTACACGGTGGACGCGCACCGCGGCCGCATCATGGAAAAGCTGAACCTCCACTCGGTCGGCGAGCTGGTGCGCTTTGCCATCCGCAAGGGTCTGATCGACTGA
- a CDS encoding dehydrogenase, giving the protein MKTERRTFLGAAAAAATARMPILGANDRVQVGIVGLGGRGRDHINFYNSIEDCRIAAVCDVNQAARERAIAMIEKAKGYKPAEYADMRQMFESKDIDAVSLPLPNHWHALATIWACQAGKDVYVEKPASHNMFESRKMVEAARKYRRMVQVGSQSRSTPHKMKAIALLREGVIGRVYMARGLCFRRRFSIGHTPDQPVPPGIDWDKFLGPAQMKPFSVNKFEYNWHWFWDTGNGDIGNQGVHEMDIALWGLGRKDYPKLVMGSGGKFLWQDDQETPNTQNAIYHWDDGEMTFEVRNLPTPPEGLAPVRGANYVGNIFFGDRGFMVVDQGGFEVWRSTMADFVGARSAGAGGRDRYEKVQEEKATGDGTVAHVKNFLEAVKSRDHTKLNADIEIGAWAADFCHLANIAYRVGRPLRVGADGRFIGDEEANRLWTRNYRPPYVVPERV; this is encoded by the coding sequence ATGAAAACCGAACGACGCACTTTTCTTGGCGCGGCGGCGGCCGCAGCCACCGCACGGATGCCGATTCTCGGAGCCAATGACCGGGTGCAGGTGGGCATCGTCGGCCTCGGCGGCCGGGGCCGGGATCACATCAACTTCTACAATTCCATCGAGGACTGCCGCATCGCCGCGGTCTGCGATGTCAATCAGGCGGCGCGCGAGCGCGCCATCGCGATGATCGAAAAGGCCAAGGGTTACAAGCCCGCCGAATACGCCGACATGCGGCAGATGTTTGAGTCAAAGGATATCGACGCCGTCTCGCTCCCGTTGCCCAACCACTGGCACGCGCTGGCCACCATCTGGGCCTGCCAGGCGGGCAAGGACGTTTATGTGGAAAAGCCGGCCAGCCACAACATGTTCGAGAGCCGGAAGATGGTGGAAGCGGCGCGCAAGTACCGGCGGATGGTGCAGGTCGGCTCGCAGAGCCGTTCCACGCCGCACAAGATGAAGGCGATCGCGCTGCTCCGCGAGGGCGTGATCGGCAGGGTATACATGGCGCGCGGGCTTTGCTTCCGCCGACGCTTCTCCATTGGCCACACGCCGGACCAGCCGGTGCCGCCAGGCATCGACTGGGACAAGTTCCTCGGCCCCGCGCAGATGAAACCTTTCAGCGTGAACAAGTTCGAATACAACTGGCACTGGTTCTGGGACACCGGCAACGGCGACATTGGCAACCAGGGCGTGCACGAAATGGACATCGCGCTGTGGGGACTGGGGCGGAAGGACTATCCGAAGCTCGTCATGGGCAGCGGCGGCAAGTTTCTCTGGCAGGACGACCAGGAGACTCCGAACACGCAGAACGCCATCTATCACTGGGACGACGGCGAAATGACCTTCGAGGTGCGGAACCTGCCGACGCCGCCCGAAGGGCTCGCGCCCGTGCGCGGAGCGAACTACGTCGGCAACATCTTTTTCGGCGACAGGGGATTCATGGTGGTCGACCAGGGCGGCTTCGAAGTCTGGCGCAGCACAATGGCCGACTTCGTTGGCGCGCGCAGCGCCGGCGCGGGCGGCCGCGACCGCTATGAAAAAGTCCAGGAAGAGAAGGCCACCGGCGATGGAACGGTCGCCCATGTGAAGAACTTTCTTGAGGCGGTGAAGTCGCGCGACCACACGAAGCTCAATGCGGACATTGAAATCGGCGCCTGGGCGGCCGACTTCTGCCATCTGGCCAACATCGCCTACCGGGTGGGCCGCCCGTTGCGCGTGGGCGCCGACGGCCGCTTCATCGGCGATGAGGAAGCCAACCGGCTCTGGACGCGCAACTACCGGCCGCCTTACGTGGTGCCCGAGAGGGTCTGA